Within the Rosa rugosa chromosome 2, drRosRugo1.1, whole genome shotgun sequence genome, the region TCACCTTCGGTGCCTGTCTCTTCCTTATTCGGATGACAAGGTGAGCGGCAAAGTCTGGTTCAACTAAGGAGTAGGTCGTCCGAGCGGATAATGATCAAATTTTTTTGTTCTGCCTTAGGCTGCAGGAAGTCTCTCTCATGCCGTGCTATTACTCCTGATGTGGTAGTGGACCTGCTTTGTCCTTCAATAAAAAAGAAGGGCTTCCGTTTATGGTTGGGATCAATTACCGTTGGAGGCGACTCTAGTGACGAATTGATCTGTACGCTCAATCGCTGCCGCTGTATTCTTCAGAGTTGTGAAAGTGGGTTGTTCAAAGGGGATCTACAAGCTGTATGAGTTCAGAATCCAGCGAAGTCAGGTTCGGAATGGAAGTCTACCTAATATAAATAGGCTAGCTCGCCCGACCATATAGAGCAACGCTCGCCAGGCGTGTAACAAGACTAGGCTTTTGACAAGAGGCCTCAGCCTCAATCTATATGGTGAAAAGGTCTTGCTGAAAAGTGAAAAGCTCTTCGAGGTAAGTAAAGCGTAACCACCTGCACTCCATCTATTGGCTTGTACAAAGACCTAAGGAACCGAACCCCCTCGTAAACTCATTGAGGACTTTTTTGAGCCGGCTCGAATCGTGTGTTTACGACCCCGTCCCGTACAGGTCTTTAGACTTCTTTAACTCTGAAAGAAAGATTGCGTACGGGCCACTCTCTTACAATCTGTTACTGCCTCTATGAATCTGTTACTGCATTCCAATCTATACCATGCAACTTGGTGAAGCTTCCTGCAACTATCTCAATTGGATTCTCTTAATAATGTTTCTTTGCCCAACAAGGGATCATTCAATCACTTTCAGAACAAACTAAGTGATTAATTCTATTCATTGCGAGACTAACAAAGAACAATTGCCTAGCCAAAAGGGCTCGTTCTATCCGATCCGAAACGAAGCCGACGAGATCGGAGTCCCACTATGATCTAAAGTCTTGAACCATTCCTTCTTTCAGAACCTTCCTTTACAAAAACTCTCATGTCAATACCACTACCGCCCTCAGAACCTTCTCTTCTAACGGAAATTGGCCGTTGATACGGAACCAAACCGGGGCACGGTAGGTGATTGGTAATCCGATGTTCTGACTAGCGTTTCGAGTTCTAGACCCGCAGAACGGGCCCGGTCTTCAAAGAGTGATTGATAGAACTGCTATTAATGGATCTTTCGGTTGGTTCGGTACTCAACAGCAGTGACCCTCCGAGCCTCCTCAACAGCAGCGACCTTGGCAGCCTTCTCAGTAGCCGGGTTTCGCTTTCGCTCGTGGACTCGTGCCACTACAAAGAGGGAGCCCTATAGCATGAGTTGAGCAAATAGAGAAAGGTTTCATGTGGAAGATACAGCCAGGGATGTCGCGGGTAAGGTTGCGTAGCAAAGTAAGGTTGCGAAGTCAAGGTGCCGACGAAGGAGGCGGTGAACACTCGATTCTTTCACTTATCCACTATTGTGAGGAGGAGAAGGGGCCGCAGGCGTGGGTGAAAGCATGCTTTTAACCAAAACACGAGAAATCGATTCGGGTACTTGTTCCAGACCCATGATAAACAAGCGCAAACCCAGTCCATTCCGTTCTTTCCTGGATTCGTTCACAGGCCGATCTGCTTCTGCTATAGGATAGCCGCAACGAGTCTAGAGGTACCAAAGCCTGTAGGAGGCACCGAAGGCACTGAAAGTGTAGTTTGATCCGAACATGAATTATTAACTTATGACACGCGCAAAACCAATAAAAGTCGGATTGATCAAAGCCGCTCGACTGGCAGGGAGAGGAGTCGTTCTCAGGGTCGAAGCAGAGGTTTCATAATGAATGCTTAGATCTAACGCAAAGTCCTATAAAGTGGACATCCTACCTCAACAGATCCCCTAGGGAGGTTTGAGGGGGGCATTCTACCCACAATAAAGACTCATTAAAACAGAACCTTTTCATCAAAGAGTGACACGGCTCCTCTCTCTCCTTCGGAGCCTCCTCATAACTTCCGTGACAAGACAATGCCGTcggttcttcttttcttcttagaAGTCAAGTCACTAAACTACTTACATGGTACGACCCGTTTAGGCTCTTAGAAAAAATTCCATACTGTTTACTATTCGCCCAAGGATGCAGAGTCGCTAGGAAGAATAGAATCTAACTAGCTACATTTCCTAAAGCCGATAGAAGGTCCTTAAGGCAACATCAGTCTAGAGAGCAAACGCTCGAGTCCATAGAGCTCCAGTCTAACACAACTACCTTCTTTCAGAACGAACGCCTTTCTTTCAGAAACTCGGGCAGTCCTTTCTCGGCCAGGAGATCCCGCTTCTCGAGACTTCGTACGAACTGACGGTCTAACACTTTCGCCTTTCCTTCGGAACCTCGATCCCCGATTGATTCATTTAGCGTTCCATAAAGCTGGTTCAATTCTTTAGTTTGCAAGCCGATCCTGTACCCCGACACGAATAGCTCTTAACATCTGAGCGAAACACAGATTATTGGCTTGTGTTCCAAAACAAGTGACTGAGCTCGTTGCCTTGCTGGTCGGTAGCACGAATGGCAGGAGGTGATTGTTGCTTCGTCGCCTTTGGCGCCTAGCCTTTTTCTGAGATGATTCATTAACGGGGGGAAGAAGTGCCTCCATAGAGATGAGGCCGGTACCCTTTTCTTTTGCCTTAGGGACCGATTCGATTCACTCTGTGTAGATTAAAAAACACGATAGAAGAACCCTTATGCGCCGGTTATGAAATAAATGATCCCTTCCCGGAGGGGGAATGTTTGAGTCAGCTGAAAGGGCAGAACCTACAAGGATGAGTTCGGTATCGGATTCTATTATTAAATTTGTAGTTTGAGGGCTGCGCTCTGGCGCTCTTAATCTCGAAGGTGTAAGATTCTTACTTGCTAGCCCTGCCCTTTTCTTTCTGCATCCGTTCTTCTTTCAGAACCTTAGCGCTTCGCACTACGCCAGTAAACTACCACCTAGCCTTTAGTGGATTGCTACATGGAAGGCTCTACgcaattctttttttctttatatatgaAATTTTTCAGCAGCATCCGATGAGATCCATGGAGCCATTCTTAGATAGCAAGAAGTGGCTTCTCGCTTTCTATTGCCGATCAGTAACATTAATCAATATAATTAATTATGCTCTCTTAGTTTCAATGGACCGCTCTTCGATCCTTAGCACCACTGAATCCACACCCTAAAGAACAACAAGAGGAAAGATAAATACCCTTTGTTGCCGCATCAGTTAACAAGCGACCCCGTAGAGCCTTCCATGTAGCAATGCTCTTCCTTGGTTGAATGCCAcgttttcccttcttttttaCTAGGAATTCGGCGGTCAGGTAAGTGTACCTACTTTCCTTATAATGCAAACCCTTTCGTATTACACTAAACCCCCTTTTTTTGTCGATTCTCTGACATTGAAAGACTTTTTTTTGACAATTGAAATTTTTCTTCTCCTGTCACCTCTAGCCATCCTAAAGAGCGGGACTCCCAGAAAGGGGCCGTAAGGCTAAGACTGATTCTTCCCTCTCTTATGATCTTTTTTCCGCTCTTGCCGATATCGATACGGTGGCATATTCGGTAATAGAAAGAAAAGGACTTAAACCAGCAAGGTCCATCCTGAGCCAAGGGCATCTGGTTAATCACTATCGCTCGGCAATCTAAAATATGAGTATTCAACCAAGTCAATTCAATCATCTGATACACCATTTGACCGGGAAGCTTCTCTTTCTGAGCGAGATTGCTAAGTCTTCTGACCTTCTCGTCGAAAGACGTTCTAACGCATGCCTTTTTGGTCTGATACAGATAGAGAAATCATAAAAATATATCATATAACAGAAGGGGAGAAACCTCGCCGTAGGAAAGGAAGGGCAGTTACACTGCTCCTGGGATTGATGTGGAATAGCAGCCGCCGACCACTTAAAAGCGTCCCAAAGGTAGGGAGTCTCCGACTTGCTTCGATAACAGACTTCTGTCCCCCTCCCGGATTTCCGCAAGTGGATTCATTCGTAGTATAGGCCCTTCCGAGATGAGATGAATAAATCCAATGGTGAACCGTCAAATCCAATCAATAAAGAAGTCGATGCACTTGGCAAGGAGCCCACTCTCGAGGCGCGTAGATGAAGTCAATACACTCCGAGTCTTCTTCACCCAGAAAGAGTGCGGGAAATAGCCTGGCAAAGACATCTTTTATAGACGAAGAACCGGAACCAGACCCAAAGACTTCGTCGTGGGCACCCGCTCAGATCTTGCTGTTTCggcttttgcttcttctttcttaTTAATGGACGTGAGGCGCTCCGGTCTTCATGCATATCATGATAGAATGAATCTAGGTAGCCGCTTCCTTAAAGCATTTAAGGAAGGTGAATCATACATGGGCACTGAAGGAGCTTTAAACCAACCCTCTATTTCAATACCCCCTTCTACGCGATTCTCCTAAACGGAGATATCTGCTTCGGGTGTTCAACCGACATAACATCCTCAACTTCCGGTGGGAGAGAAGGAAAGGAATCAAATACAACAGATAAAGTGACTAGCGTTGGCCGGCCTTGGATGGTACTTACTTTCATTTCATACAGGTGCTGCATGAACGGCTCTCTCCGAAATAGACGGGGGGGTGAGCTGTGCATTGGAGCGGAGGCTTCTCTGTTCCTCTCTCCCCCTGCTTGTTTCTTACTTTAGTTGCTCGGTGATTGGGTTTTTTGTTGGTTGTTATGGTTTCCTCGCATTTCCTTGCTCGGTGGTTGCTCTGGCTTCTGTGGttcttttggttttttatttgtttagaGTCTCTTCTTCTAGTATGATTTAGAGGTTGACCTTTTGGAGTGTAGTACTGGGTTAATGAGTTTTTTGATGTGAATTGCGGCTCCCTGCAATTAATGAATTGAGAATGGATAGATCTCCAGGTTCGGGCAGCTTTGCCCTTGAAAGATTTATGGAATCCGTTCTCTCCTTCCGCAAGGGACTGACATGGAGTTCCAGCAATTGAGAGGAACGTGCGGAGGGGCACAATCTTCTCAAAGGGGTGATATAGAGGCAGGTTCGGTGAGTGAAGTGGAGGCCAAGGTCATCCAGTTTCTCAAAGATGAGGAGATAACTAAGGTAGTTTACTTCAAGAATCCGGAAACTGTACAGAAGAGGCGAACATCGAGAAGTTTGCCTTGAGATCAAGAAAGGACTTGAAATTCTCTTTGCCAAGGAAGGTAGAGAGCTGTTTTGGTTTGGAGCTTCGGCTTACAAGATGAGCCAACCGTAGACTCATAACTGGTTTTTCAGAGAACTATGACGAGGAATTTGCTGTGCTAGGAGGCAATACAACCAACTGTTCTGAACAGCAAGTAGGTTCTCCTAGTCCATTCCCTCCTCCGCACCGGAAGATGGAAAAGATGGTGGCCATGAGCTGGCAGTTGATACTAGCCTAGAACAGGGAGCTGAAAATGCAGATGAGCGTGATGAGGGCATAATATgctggagaagaagaagtcctTGCTGCTGGTTACGTGAGTAAAtgcataaaagaaaataaaagtacagaggcaCAGGGGCATTCCCCAGACAAAGATACAACTCAGAGAGAGCCGGAAGGACTAGACTAGTTCAGTCCATCAACAACTAAGAGACAAAAAAAGGTTCTAGGAGCTACCCAGTCCTAAACACCTCCTCTGAAAAGCTCCAAGATCTTTGAAGCCATCGATTCTCTTGGGACGGCCTAGGTGGACAAAGTCCACTTCCTATCAAAGCTCGAGTCTCCGGACTTGAAGAAAATAAAACGATGCCTACGAGACGGCTTATGGTCTTACACAGGAAAGTCTGTTGGGCAGCAGAAACTCCGTAATTAAGATCCGGAAGCGCTTGTCCGCAAAACCTAAAATTTGGGAGGGTGGGTTGCTTGACATAGTGTGACGGTGGCTCCATACGGGATCGATCTTCTTGTCATATTCGTTTAATACACTCAGAAAAATTTATCTTGCTGTTTTCAAGCCAATCGTTTTCTCGCTCGGAGCTGAATTAAGGTATTTCCTTTGGCTAGATGGAGTGGAGTGACGCGAAGTTCCTTTCTAAAGTCTTTTTTTAGAGGGGGTCGTGGAAAAATTGGGTTCGACTCCCCTAGCCCCGATGGAGCGAAAAAGACTGATTCAACGAGATATGCCTTGCCTGCATTAAGATTTAAAACTTGTCGTCTACTTTCAGGAAATGTTCGGAACAGAGAACTTACAATAATACAACGCCACATTCTCCGAAGATTGAGGAACAAGAAGAGATCTATTAAGAGAAAGATTTATCCGAGAAAAAATCTTAACAGTTACATCCAATCACAAACTACACGAAAGTTGCCCCTTTTTCATGGGGATTTACCCATCACAGAGATGCACAGAGGAACAGAGCGAACTTCATATATCCCTTTTCCACTCAATCCAGAAACAAGATCGGACGTTATTCCGGTTTGTCTCCATTTTTGTGAAACTATTCCTCAAGCAAGGCAGCCGATAAGTCATCGAAGGGTTTGTGTGAATAATGGAATGGTAAGCATTACTCATTTAAAAGTGTCCCACGCTGATCTAATATTTTTTCAAGAAAATGACGCGAGAATCCGCGGTGAAGAAATAAGGAGATCTTTCTATATCGAAATATCAGTTGAAAAAATCATAGGCAAATTCCTGGATCACCCGGTAAGAATGTGGAGAAGAACAAAAATAGAATGGTTCCACCTACTCAAAACTCAGAGGGGATGCCGTCTACTACTAAAATCCCGGTTTTTGCAACAGTTGGGTTCTTCTATGCAAGAAGAAGACTTAGAAAGAACAAAGAGGTTTGGATCCGAAAAAGATGCTTAGGCAGTTCCTTCGCTGAGCACAACAGAATGAAGAGGAATTTGTATCATTTCAAATCCCTATTCTTATCGAAGAGAAGGAACGAGAAAAACCGAAATCTTCCTACTCGAACAAGAAGTCCTATAGTTTACAACTCTTCTTTATATAGTAATTCGACCTATTGCTCCGCATCCCCCCATCAGTTTACTATGAAGAGAAGAATCAAAAGGATTGAACTACCTACTCATTATTCGGAGGTGAATCATAGAACACCAAAAGCTGTGGTATCTTATGGACCTAACATAGGTCACATCCCTCACGACATAAGATTGAAAGATCTAAACCTTCCTCTTCGGAGCGGAAACGGACATGGCCAAAACATATAAAGATCGGCTCGCTCATAGGGGCATATCTATCCGGATAGAGGATAGTCTAGATCGATTCATAGATAGATTTCTATCCATATAGATAGGTATCTCCGTGGGTAGAGATAAAGATAGGGATCCATCTAGATCTTGATTCactattcaaatttttttttcttgattctaattgattgcctttttttttttgacgacaAGTGGCTGGAAACATCGTTTTTCAATTATTAGGTCGGAGCGTAGACGAGCGGGTAGAGCCCAGGAAATAGGGAAGCCCGTCATAGAGCAGTCTTCTACTTCTAGTCGACTGCTGGTGATTTGATGTGcttaaatgcaacttacgcgcaataagggcacggtcatcaaagaagtgggaaatatttgaacccgaaattatcgtaccacggggattgaaaagctaact harbors:
- the LOC133728926 gene encoding LOW QUALITY PROTEIN: small ribosomal subunit protein uS4m (The sequence of the model RefSeq protein was modified relative to this genomic sequence to represent the inferred CDS: inserted 2 bases in 2 codons), which encodes MERKRLIQRDMXLPALRFKTCRLLSGNVRNRELTIIQRHILRRLRNKKRSIKRKIYPRKNLNSYIQSQTTRKLPLFHGDLPITEMHRGTERTSYIPFPLNPETRSDVIPVCLHFCETIPQARQPISHRRVCVNNGMVSITHLKVSHADLIFFQENDARIRGEEIRRSFYIEISVEKIIGKFLDHPVRMWRRTKIEWFHLLKTQRGCRLLLKSRFLQQLGSSMQEEDLERTKRFGSEKXCLGSSFAEHNRMKRNLYHFKSLFLSKRRNEKNRNLPTRTRSPIVYNSSLYSNSTYCSASPHQFTMKRRIKRIELPTHYSEVNHRTPKAVVSYGPNIGHIPHDIRLKDLNLPLRSGNGHGQNI